Proteins encoded in a region of the Hyphomicrobiales bacterium genome:
- a CDS encoding Lrp/AsnC family transcriptional regulator, whose amino-acid sequence MDRLDRKILSIIQSDATVSVAEIGKRVGLSTTPCWRRIQKMEEDGVILRRVAVLDASSVNASVTAFVSIVTSDHSDEWLKRFAELIREFPEVVEFYRMAGQVDYLLRVVVPDIAAYDAFYQKLIEKIKISDVSTTFAMEQIKYTTELPLNYIPLAKSDKSSTE is encoded by the coding sequence CTGGATCGCCTTGATCGAAAAATACTATCAATTATTCAATCTGATGCCACTGTTTCAGTGGCCGAGATTGGTAAGCGCGTTGGCTTGTCAACGACACCGTGCTGGCGGCGTATACAGAAAATGGAAGAAGATGGCGTCATTTTGCGACGCGTCGCTGTGCTTGATGCCTCAAGTGTAAATGCGTCGGTGACAGCCTTTGTTTCGATTGTGACGAGTGATCATTCTGACGAATGGTTGAAGAGGTTTGCGGAGCTTATTCGTGAATTTCCTGAAGTGGTCGAATTTTACCGCATGGCAGGGCAGGTTGACTATCTGCTACGTGTCGTGGTGCCAGATATTGCTGCCTATGACGCTTTTTATCAAAAGCTGATTGAAAAAATTAAAATATCGGACGTTTCAACGACATTTGCTATGGAGCAGATAAAATACACGACAGAGTTGCCGTTGAACTATATTCCGCTTGCAAAATCGGATAAGTCATCAACTGAATAA